The nucleotide sequence TGATATTTCTCTTAAATCTTTTATGGTTTCAAACCGTATGATATGTATCTAGGTCAAGGTCAAACGCGATttttgcatcatcatcatcatcatcatcatcatcaccatcatcatcatcatcatcatcatcaccatcaccatcaccatcatcatcatcatcatcatcatcatcatcatcatcatcatcatcatcatcatcatcatcatcaccatcatcatcatcatcatcatcatcaccatcatcatcatcatcatcatcaccatcatcatcatcatcatcatcgtcgtcgtcgtcgtcgtcgtcgtcgtcgtcgtcatcatcatcatcatcatcatcatcatcatcatcatcatcatcatcatcaatgtgATATTGTAATTATATGCAATATAAGTATTTTTGGGCGATGCATTATTGATTTGCACAGAGAATACTTTCTTTATAGATGCTTTCTAATGGAATGACACCGTAGGGAAGCTCCTATTGATCTCTCTTGCTATTCTCGTATAGCACGTGATTGAGATTTCTTACATTATTGCATAGATGTAATTATTCGAAATCCAAACTCCACACCGCGTACCGTTATTCATTTTCATGAAGGTTTAgtgtttataattgttttatatgtACTTTTTATAAGGGTATTTATTTACGAAGCATGGTTAAGTAACTCTTGAATATAACTACGTTTGAAAGTAATTACTCTTGAATGCAACCCACTTACAGGAAATTGTCATTCTGCTCTGTTTAAACTCACTACATTGATTCATCGATTCTGATTGCTAATagttaaattttatattttgaaacgGAAGATGAGATGCGACAGTTAATGTGACAACTGATAACAGGGTAAACTAATTCTGACATGACAGTCAGAACTGAACAAATAATTGATACCGAAGAATCCTCGCAATGACATGTCGACTCCTGTTCGTATCCGGAGACTGTGACAGTCTCGCCCTTTAAGGAATCCCGAGTTCACATGTTGACACGTTTACGCCATCTGATACTATATATCACGATTGCGGGCTTAAAGTGACTGACATAAATATTCTATAATCATTTTCCAAAGAATACTAAAATAAGACTTATAAAACGAAGGCGCATTTTCTAGCTTGCTATTTGATATTGattcaaaatattaacaatatcGATAAATCCTGCAAACTAAACATCATTGAAGCTATTGTAAATTTAGATTATTGAAAGAACACCTATGTCAAGCTAGGTTAACTTTGAATGTATACAATGTTGTTTGTTCATTCTTATTCCTAATGCAACGGATTGACGACATTTGAATTGCTTCTTCAGTGTGAGGACGAACTGGCAAAAAATCCTGGATATGACGTTAGTATATATACGTTATGAGCAGTGACAAACAACCCAGGTCACACTATCTTGCAATGACGCTTGCAGTACAAATCTCACCCTCATCACAATGCGTTTGAAGAATCTTGGAGTCGGTTAGAATTGATAGGAGTAAAACCTCATTTGAGAGTTAAGTAGACTTTGGCATTCGCTAGCATCATGCGAGTTCAACAGTGGAAACATTATTTTCGGTCGGATTTTTAGTGCGATTAAAAAGCCTACAATTTCGTCCAAACCTTTTTATAACGACAGAAGAATGCACGAATTAAAAGATGGATacatgaatgagtgagtgaatgaatgaatgattgaaatAGTATCAATCACCAAgtataatcaatcaataaatcatatGCATCTATTGCATATTTCTAATTGTAATGAATTTATCAGTTTTATAGATTCAAATGCATACGGTGTTGTTTCCTAAACGgtagatttttttcttttcgCATTCAACGACTACTATCTGACATCGTGATAAGCCGACGTCTACATGGTATAAATATGTACGCTATATCTTTTAGTACTTATTGACTGCTTTGTGCGTGTGAGATTATTGCACTGTAACGTAATATACAGCTttattgaatattcatttcaatTCGACCGGTAATTAATTCAACCCATTCTGAATAGCACTCGATCAATAAGTCGTGTCATCAAGTTGAAATGCACACAGTGTAGTTATGTTTGCCGACTATCAGCCACCACCTGCATACTGAACAGCGCGTACTAGACATTAGACGGTGTTGAAATATCGATCTAAAACCCGaaccatacatatacactatCCATGAAAGAATCTACAATGCTTGACGTCACATGTACAAAAGGTAATCTTGCGGTTAAAATTAATCTCGATaattatatgacattttgaTGTCAACGTCATGTTCTTTCTTTTGAATATCTATGCTAATCCGTTAACATGAAATGTTCCTAGCTTTAGTACTGACGATTTCCCTCCAAACAAATCTTCATCAACCATTAGAAGattgaaaatttgaataatatcaaaattgatcattttctTCTAAAGATTTGAACGGAAAACTTTGTCATAGGTGCATGAAGAAATCGGGATATATTCACATGAGAAAGTGACAATTTATGGCAATCATCATGAAAAGATAAAGACGTGGAAATATGTTTTCACAATCGTCATTGTAACGATCAGGCGAATTAAtcgtattttgatattttaccaTTTCACTTTGCGCTATTCGACATTGATTCATTACGGCGGCACTGTGCTCAAATTATGTTTAACCGTACATCAAAGCATATCCCCAAATCACCTTCTCTGACTTTAGCTCAATTACTGACAATTCAGTACAGTATTCCAGATATAGCATTGCTTCAAATTCGTGACATTTCAGGCAACGACGTCGACTTCAAGGAAATGACTGCATAATGTGTTTACATCAGATTATGCGATCAAAGTAATCAAAGATAATAAAAAATCATTATATagaattagaaaaaaatgacGCAAGATATAATGAGGTTTACTCACCAGCTATCGATAAGCTGTACCGTCCCAGAAGTAATCCATCGCGAATGTGAGTCGCATCAAGTTCGAATATGCCAACGAAAACAACCAGTGTACGCATGCGTAGATGATTCTGTGACAATGAGCAGCAACACTTTAACACTATCGAGGTCAACGCTCGTTCAATGGTTGAGTCATTAATAGTCACTGCCAAGTAGGAATCAAAATATCAAGGACAGAGAAAAGAAGTGGAAACTTCTCACACATATATAGCTTTTATTAAATTCTATTCAAGGGCAAAACTAAACCTGTATAACACGGTATTtttagacatgcttgaaaacAATGATTTGATTTCCCAAGGAATTATACACCCTGCGAGAAATACGTTTGTATAAATAACCTACATCGCACATCAATATTTGCAACGTTAAAATGCGCATGACCCATTTAGTCAATATTCGTGATACATTCTGCTAATGACACCAACTTGTCAAGTGTTAGCATTGAGTAAAGGATCTGGAAGCAAGCAGCGAATCTGTTACCAAGGAAACCAGAAAGCTATCTCCATCAACGATGGTCCGGATAGATGATTAGTTACGCGATAATGATGTACATCTAAATCCTCTTCTCGATATTTCAGATAACCAAGATATTGGATCTcgttaattttgttttcctgaCAGAATAAAGCTTGTTAATGTATACGAGGAAAACACGGAAATCACACTGCTCGCAGCAGGCTATGAACGAAATTTAGTTATGAATCACGAAGGTCATGACTGTTTTTAACTTGAAGGTCATCTTCTACCAAGCCCAGCTGCTCTTGACCTCGAGCGTCCTTATAATGAAACAAACGATACATTGCTACTGCTCATCCATCAAATGTCTTAGCTCCATCCCTCTATCAACAATATATCTAGGTAATCaattttaatgacaaatttgtTTTCTACGACTACTAAAATTAAGTTGTGATACACCAGGAATTTGCTGGTATCCAAtaatttttggcgggaaagttgtGGTACTGAAAAGTTGACGGGAATTTGAAAGAAGATGTATATAGGTTTATTTCGTGTAGAAATTAAAGATCGTTATAGATTTTACTACATGTGTCCTATTTATATCTTATTACACCACAAAGTGAAGTACATGTGCAGCAACGATCATTCTATCCATCAATTATAGTCAATTCAAGTTGGATTAATTTCTCACGTTTTCCCCATCAGTTTTCCATTATCAAAATTGAGTACAGTGACATATTACTCTCATCTTCTAGTTAACAAATACGTGGAATGGCAAGTCCCCACTTCTCAAATATGACCCGTCCAATCAACCAAAGTAGGGATAATCGAATATTTTAAGTAGTAATTTCAAAACTATGTTATCTACAAATAAAGTCTGTCATTTCAAGTGGTGGGTTATAGCTGTATTACATTTACTAACCAATCGTTTGCATCTACATTAAAATCTTAATCTCATAACAGAGATAATTCTAAATAGAATCTTAACCCTATTGCGAGTTTTGTTGGTAATTTATTTGATCACAGTAAATATCATAGCAAAGTatttctagaaatatttaaCGATTGAAATCAGTATAAGCTGGAAATGACCGTACGAATATCTCCAGCACGTACTAGCAATAAGTTTCTACGGGCGATCATAAATTAAATGGCGCTGtacacacaattattttctAAGCCCATTAGCCTCAGTCTCCTCCATAATTCTGACTTCACTTAGCTTCGTAATATCAAACATTACTCATTCTCTTTATTTACAGTCATTAATATTCAGTTTTATGGTGATTATTTCTTTCAGCCCAGGGTACATCACACTATGTGTTCAATTCTATGGTGATCATTTCTTTCAGCCCAGGGTACAGCACTATATGTGTTCAATTCTATGTTGATCATTTCTTTCAGCCCAGGGTACATCACTATATGTGTTCAATTCTATGTTGATTATTTCTTTCAGCCCAGGGTACATCACTATATGTGTTCAATTCTATGTTGATCATTTCTTTGAGCCCAGGGTACATCACTATATGTGTTCAATTCTATGGTGATCATTTCTTTCAGCCCAGGGTACATCACACTATGTGTTCAATTCTATGGTGATCATTTCTTTCAGCCCAGGGTACAGCACTATATGTGTTCAATTCTATGTTGACCATTTCTTTCAGCCCAGGGTACATCACTATATGTGTTCAATTCTATGTTGATCATTTCTTTCAGCCCAGGGTACATCACTATATGTGTTCAATTCTATGGTGATCATTTCTTTCAGCCCAGGGTACATCACTATATGTGTTCAATTCTATGTTGATCATTTCTTTCGGCCCAGGGTACATCACTATATGTGTTCAATTCTATGGTGATCATTTCTTTCAGCCCAGGGTACATCACTATATGTGTTCAATTCTATGTTGATCATTTCTTTCAGCCCAGGGTACATCACTATATGTGTTCAATTCTATGGTGATTATTTCTTTCAGCCCAGGGTACATCACTATATGTGTTCAATTCTATGTTGATTATTTCTTTCAGCCCAGGGTACATCACTATATGTGTTCAATTCTATGGTGATTATTTCTTTGAGCCCAGGGTACATCACTATATGTGTTCAATTCTATGGTGATTATTTCTTTGAGCCCAGGGTACATCACTCTATGTGTTCAATTCTATGGTGATCATTTCTTTCAGCCCAGGGTACATCACTATATGTGTTCAATTCTATGTTGATTATTTCTTTCAGCCCAGGGTACATCACTATATGTGTTCAATTCTATGGTGATTATTTCTTTCAGCCCAGGGTACATCACTATATGTGTTCAATTCTATGGTGATTATTTCTTTCAGCCCAGGGTACATCACTATATGTGTTCAATTCTATGGTGATCATTTCTTTCAGCCCAGGGTACATCACTATATGTGTTCAATTCTATGGTGATTATTTCTTTGAGCCCAGGGTACATCACTATATGTGTTCAATTCTATGGTGATCATTTCTTTCAGCCCAGGGTACAGCACTATATGTGTTCAATTCTATGGTAATCATGTCTTTCAGCCAAGGGTACATCACTATATGTGTTCAATTCTATGGTGATCCTTTCCTTCGGCCCAGGGTACATCACTGTATGTGTTCAATTCTATGGTGATCATTTCTTTAGGCCCAGGGTACATCACACTATGTGTTAAATTCTATGGTGATCATTTCTTTCAACCCAGGGTACATCACTCTATGTGTTCAATTCTATGGTGATCATTTCTTTCAGCCCGGGTACATCACTATATGTGTTAAATTCTATGGTGATCATGTCTTTCAGCCAAGGGTACATCACTATATGTGTTAAATTCTATGGTGATCCTTTCCTTCGGCCCAGGGTACATCACTATATGTGTTCAATTCTATGGTGGTCATTTCTTTCAGCCCAGGGTACATCACTCTGTGTGTTCAATTCTATGGTGATCATTTCTTTCAGCCCAGGGTACATCACTATATGTGTTCAATTCTATGGTGATCATTTCTTTCAGCCCAGGGTACATCACCATGCATTCAAGTATGTGGTGGTCTTGTCGTCGGTCTAGGGTACATGACCATGCATTCAATTCTGTGGTGGTCATGTCGTCGGTCAAGGGTACATAACTGTATGTTCAAGAGGTCATACAAGAAACCGCAAATAATGAAAGTCATGATAAAAGTATCCTAATAcgagaatttattattattggaTGTTTGTCCCAGTTTATCATTTACAGAGGGTCATACCCTCAGTGAAGCCCTTGCATTTTAACGCGTCTGGAAAATGGAATTCATGACCTAATCAGCTAGCCGTACaatttgttataaatataaCTGCACAACGAGTGAGATGTACTATAAATTACTAATACTGGAAAATGACATCCACGTTTAGTTGAACACTAAACTAGACTTTCGGCTTGTAGTTGATTTTTGGCTATTATCAACAACTCACAACCTAGAATTTTGccttcaatatttcattttaatgtagCATCGGTCTGAAAACTGGCGCACATTCCTATTGGCTTTTAAATCTACCAACTGTACCAGATTACGTCAGTAGCGTTATCACGTGATTAGAATATGTGACCGCTATAGAAAATAGTTTGAGGTCTGAGATTAGAATAAACGGGAAGAGTGCAGTTTTGTGATATAACCATAATTACCCTATTTAATGAAAATCACAAAGTCAATCACACAAAAGGATAGATTTCATGATGGAGGGGCTGAACCATTGCTGTTGAAATCGTAAGTTTACCCTTAGCACAATTCTAGGCTGTGACTTGTGGTTAATACTACCCAAATCAACTGCACGCCTAGGTGACCACAAACACTCGGGAAAAATGAATAGAGAAAGTTAAAGTATGAAAAATAGATTACAACtcataaaaatacaaacaatgttGCTGAATTGGCAACAGACTCAACTGTGCATTGTGTTGTCAGTCAATAGCCAATTTACAATCCAATACAAACTTAGCGCCGACGGTTTAATTTATTACAGTAGTTGCTGTGATACTCCATATGGGCTGATCGGAACGATAAGCCGCCTGCAATCGCTTgagtaaccaagactagattaatTTCGTTTACAAACATTGTGACAGTTTGATAACatgaaaatatcaatgaaaTGATTACCGTATTTATCATAATGCACCACTCAAAATGATGGGCTTACAAGTACCTTTTATCTGTTTAGTCTCTACCTATATTATCTATGGTGTTATTAATTGATAAAATATCAGATTATTGTATtactttttgttttgaaattgtctGAAAATCTTTGGTGTTAATGAACGGATGCATAGGACGATCAACGTCATGAAAGTAGTTATATTTCCAGCTATTTCCAGCTGTTATATTTCCACGTCTATCAGCCCTATTTTTTTCGTAATTCGATCACGTGCCTGTTTCCTAAATGTCTGTAAAATTAGTACAAAGACCGTCGATAGTAAAAACTAGGTAATGCCTTCTGGCGACGATCTTTTACCTAACAAAATACATCATTACTGGAAATAATTATGTAGttaattttacaaatgtatacatatttcatttatataaactatGTAATACAATTTAGATCTCCATTGACATTTCAAGGTTATATCAACTCGTGGCAAGCTTTATTAAAGTGAGTGTAATctaataattcaaattttggGTCGAAAGTCGACTGCCCCTGACCGTAGAACAATTTGTTTGAGTCAGTGTAGCGAAATTATGACAGTAAATCAGTGACACTGTCAtctcacatacatatatagtgtattatattataccagtatattgatggcgcaaatcgagagatctgattcgTCTAGACATCGAcctagcgcgtctaaaatgagcgataatgcacagttggcacgcgtccaaattttgatgttcactacATGTTCGTCTAGAACGTTgtagtccgtgcagggatgggggcgcaaatgaaaccagaaaaatgttgcgtcttatcttgtttccgatattttcaatatactggtataatataatagcgataaaccaccccctgggaatggtataccactcggttttggccagtgaactcaatatatgcactcgctatcgctcgtgcatatatttcgttcactggtcaaaacctcttggtataccattcccagggggtggtttatagCTTAAATAATGTCGATACGGAAGAATTTACTCTTCAATCTACCCTGGTTCGTTTTCTAGATCTAGTCCTAGGTTTGTGCAGAACCCCGACCCCTGGACACGAAGCGGTTCCATTAGCTTTCCaggcaaattaattttctaatCAATATAATGTCTGCTTTGATTTTGCAATTGGTCATAGTATAGGGTTGGGGTAGCTTGAGAGGAGAGGGGGAGTAGATACAGGcaaacattatttacatttgAGTGACATTAACTATTTTTCTCATATCAAATATTGTTTGATAATTGCTGTATATGAATTTGTTACACTGCTAGAAACGTCAAAGAATGtcgagagagagatagatagagagagagacagacagacagagagagacagagacaaaaaTAGAGACAtagaggcagagagagagagggggagagagaatATCTAACGTTATCACAACGCTAGTGTATGCATGATGCCCGTACCGTACGTCAGAAAGAACATGCATCTGAAACTAAAGAGGGCGCTTGCTATTTCCAAGTGCTAAACAAACAAGTCAAGTCGGGTCTGTATGAGCAGAATCGGCTGTGTTGTGAAACTTGGACGGAATGCGTTCAACTGgcacattttcatattttcatattttagttTATCTAAGATTGTTAATGTAGATCTCGGAGGGGATTTATCAAGTAAATTGCCACGAGACtgacatattacatgtagatgtaattCCTTTGAACGTACTGTCTGTTTAGGGTGAACAACTTCTAGTTTATCCGATTACCTGTGAAGACTTCAAATCTACACACACCGTTTATTCGACCCCGACCCACTTAAAACTATAATTGTATTTGATGGTACCACAATAGTTATAATTAGACAGTGATGCATCATGACAGTCACAGAGATCTACATGTACGTCTTTCAACAGCTGCCATATATTCAGTAATGATATAGATACAGAAACAAATGCAAAATTAAGTACGTGTTCACATAGATatctaaacacacacacacacacacacacacacacacacacaacacatgtGTCCAGTgtaatactgtaatacaatttactttgaacaagcGGAGATATGCACGACTGATGTTATTATAGTGTGTCACCCTAAGTGACATTTGCACTATGCACAACTATGCTAATGCCCGACACCAATGTACCTTACGTGAATATGGGGGTATTTCCTGGCCGATgattttgatgttgttgttcttgttttgattttgaaaactgCTGAGTATCAGTAGAGTTAATGCAATCaatgtagtatgtacatgttacaACGTAATGTTGATCgattacattgtataattgtatAACGTCATTCGTTATCTCACTATACCACACATACTAGACCATTGATTGCTTTTtagtattatttattattttacaaaCAGTTTAAGGGTGAGCAAAAGGCAAAAGGAAAAAATAACACATGACCATtcgtatataattatatatgtaagtTACTCACATCCATGTTTCAAAAATTCCTACGAATATATATCTTCAGAAAGAAGAACTAAGCATTCATTACTTTCAGCGATGAGTTTACTGTATATTGAATTATTCAAGAGAAAAAGGTTAAAATTTTATAAAGTACACGTCAGAATCTGTCAAGGCGAAAGAATTATGAAAAAATCTTAGAGAAGGTGACTAACGACCATACGATATAATAACATTATCAACTGATCTATACATCTATGGGAAGACTGGGTCACAAACACAATTCAGACATTGATATTATGTTATGTGAAATGACAATATGATTTATCATCCTTACGTAGGTAATCACCAACAAAGTGTATAATGAGCACACATCTACCAGTTAAAAATGTCCAGACATATGAGGTCAtatcatttgtaatttatatcCCACAGTGCAGTATTTACTGGTTttatattcaattcaattcaattcaattcaattcaatagaactttattcatcccagaCACGGGCAATTAAATTACCCAATGCCTTCACTAAgtatatattgtctttatatATCCGTTGTTTAACACATcacaatattgataaaattcAGTCCTCAAGTAAGAATATTGAGGACTGAGCTCTGTGTTCTATCATTAAGGTCATTATGTCAAGAATATCCCGATGACGACTGTTAACTCTATACATATTAGTAGAAGAACAATTAAAAACAGTGATGTTAATAGAAGGCCAGAGTTTGTTAAGTAATGTTGTTCATACAATAATTGTAAGTCATTTTAATGCAGCTATTTGGTTTAGATCCATATTTTTAGTTCTATTTGTAAGTGAAGTACACAAGGATGGCCTTGATCTCACGGATACCAGGGTACGCCATTCGTCGAAAGGCCACTTCAGCTGACTTAAAAATAGATGATATATATCGTAGCCACTCGTCGTTAATGCTATTCTCAGGTCACATACTGTACATGATGAGCTGACCCATACCATGCAATAAACAATCGTGTTTTTCCTAAGTTCAAAAGAACATGACACAAGTcccaaccaaacaaacacaacTGAGAACAATAAGTAATATCCGATCCACCACCACGGCAAGTAGTTTCCAATCATCCGTTATCTGCAAGGTATAAAAATTACGGTGTCAATGGCGTAATAGCTATATGGGTGAAATTAACAAAGGTTGTAGTTGTAACGGCGATTATACATTGAATAATTGTAAGGAATTTAAGAAATTGAAGTGTATCCACAATCATGCTTATTATAGCCAAAACAGTTAAGCTATTGCTAACAAGGACACGGTCGTGATTGATATGTTGTTTTTGCTCCCATTCTTAAATGTGGACATTGTCACACTTTTAAACAACAATAATTTCAAACCGAACACCAGTCCTAGAACAATCTCTGCAACACTTTTCAATTAAGTTATCGAACTTGACCTAAACTCACATTTTAACCCCCTTTAGTTATCTCATTACGTTATCCCCTTACATCGCAAGTATCTTTTCCCGCCTACATTTGCCTGTTACTAAGTCTTTGATCAAAAAGAACAATTTTGGCAAATAATCATTTTGTCTGGATTCAGATTTTAAAGGAGATTCAAGAGTAAGTTGGCGTTTAATTATTACCTCAGTATCTTGCtctatacattttatatattgagCAATGTCTTCGACATGTTTTTCGATACGTTGTTCACGGGCGTATATTTTGGCAAGAATAGTTGATTTATCATCATAGCTCTTTGTTTTGGTTTTAATATCACCTTCATCATCCAACACATCATAATCAATTGGCGTGGAAGAATTCTCCCTCTTCTTATGATCGAGAGGACACAGCGGCAAGGGAATACTGTTATTATCGTTAACATTCTTGACAACCGTGACATCTTGTAGTAAATGAGGTTGTTCAAAATGCTTGAACGAAGACCCGTTTTCATCGTAAAATCCATTGTTATGTTTATGGTCGTTCTGATCTCCGTCCTGAGGTCCACCTAAATCTCGCGAGACTGGCGAAGGAATGACATCATTTTCTGTTATCGACTCTACCGAAGAATCAGACCTTTTTGCTTTTCTCCGTGCACAAGGGGCCAGACCTATATATGGTGGTAGAGTTTCAATGAAAAATCTTCTGACCCATGGTCGTAACGTGTGTGTTCTAGCTGTACGATGATTCATGTTTATAACAACTGTCGTCATGATCACAGAAATCATAACGAGGGCTGTGCTGAACATGACATATTGATGTAACAACGGTATTCCAGTAGACGTTGGAGGCATGGAGTCTGCTATTATTACACTATACACAGCCAAAGTCAGCAAGATTGATATTCCTAGTGTCATTTTCTCTCCCGAGTCCGAAggtaaataaaaagtaaacaacgTCAAAACCGTTAAGACAAAGCAAGGAACGACCAAATTGACTACATAAAAGAGAGGTTTTCTCTCTAGCACTATCGTGTAGGTAAGCATGCTATAGAAGAATATACAGCATGGATATTTTTGCATTTGAGTTTGTGCTGAAGATTCTATCAGCTCCCACTCGCTATTTTGTACATAGTCCTCCTCAGCCACATAGTCGTCAATGGGATTAAGGTAACTTTCGTTTCCATTATACTGCCACATACCAAACTTGAGGTAACAGTGCTGTACATCGAACGGAAATTTGATTAAATTCATAAGACATGGACTTCTCAACTTGACGGGTATACCCATATCAACGAAACCAGTGGAGAATATTCGCACAAGAGATGCTGGAGGAAGCGTATAAGATTCTCCGATCCATTCGACACTGGAAGTGAAAACAAATGATATGACAATAATAGCTATGAAAAAAAGAACACATAATCATCAAAAGTAGTTATGGCTATTTCAAGTTCCCTTTGAAGAAAAATCTCCTAACTTAAGGGATAACTGGCCAGTGTTAAAGTAGGTGACGTCAGCAGGTTAAAGTAAACTGACTTGACATTGTTATCAGACTAGAAAATGTAGAAGCCAAAAGTAAGATATTATTGCATTGTTATAATTTGATATACCCGTACGTACTTTAAACCAGTCTTCTTTAATCAGATGGTAAATTTGACAGTTTGAGTTATAATGATGCATTACTTTGGAATTCCCAACCGTCTGACAAAAACAGCGGTTCCAGCGTAgtattcaaaagaaaattactACAATATATTTTCGTTTAAATATTGTAATTGCATACACTGTTTAATCAAATATTCGATTATTAATTTTCCGATGAttaattgttatgcaaataatattcaGTAAGTTTTTCAATACATACTTATAGAGTGTGATGTTATATTGAGGTAACGTTTAATCAAAAATCATTAGTTCTGTTAGAACTCCTTGTCATATCCTTCACTATTATACCGCTAGTGTCTGTATAATGTACGTTTACTATTCATACATTGGCAAAATCAaagcaacacaacacaacacaacacaacacaacacaacacaacacaacacagcacagcacaacacaacatagcacagcacagcacaacacagcacaacacaacacaacacaacacaacacaacacaacac is from Glandiceps talaboti chromosome 1, keGlaTala1.1, whole genome shotgun sequence and encodes:
- the LOC144440625 gene encoding acetylcholine receptor subunit alpha-like produces the protein MLLTNLRFALLLWFVPYIISATPTYDIYTRIKKDVFANYDKYVRPAEDVSDVNIINFRLSVNQIEDVDEKRQVITTRAWLKQDWTDIRLTWDPANYSDVDNIIIPFDYIWYPDIVLYNSVEWIGESYTLPPASLVRIFSTGFVDMGIPVKLRSPCLMNLIKFPFDVQHCYLKFGMWQYNGNESYLNPIDDYVAEEDYVQNSEWELIESSAQTQMQKYPCCIFFYSMLTYTIVLERKPLFYVVNLVVPCFVLTVLTLFTFYLPSDSGEKMTLGISILLTLAVYSVIIADSMPPTSTGIPLLHQYVMFSTALVMISVIMTTVVINMNHRTARTHTLRPWVRRFFIETLPPYIGLAPCARRKAKRSDSSVESITENDVIPSPVSRDLGGPQDGDQNDHKHNNGFYDENGSSFKHFEQPHLLQDVTVVKNVNDNNSIPLPLCPLDHKKRENSSTPIDYDVLDDEGDIKTKTKSYDDKSTILAKIYAREQRIEKHVEDIAQYIKCIEQDTEITDDWKLLAVVVDRILLIVLSCVCLVGTCVMFF